GAGGTTTGGTCTTCGGAGGGTTGGGGGAGAAGTTTTGAAGATAGTTTTAAGTGGAAAGTAGGAGACGGGAAAGATGTTTACTTCTGGAAGGACAGATGGCTGAATGGCGAGGCATTGAAGATTGCCTTTCCAAGATTGTTCTCCAATAGTTGTTCCAAAGACGCAAAGGTGTCGGAGCTTGGTACTTGGACTAATGGAAGTTGGGTTTGACAATTAGCATGGAGAAGACCGTTCTTTGATTGGGAGAAGTCGTTGGCGGATCAGTTTAGTAGGATTCTGCTTGAGGCTAGGATGGTACCGGGTGAGGCTGACTGCTGGATTTGGAAGGGAGGGGGTTTCCAAAAAAATTCAgttaattctgcctacaatctTGTTAGGAAGGACAAAGAGGTGGTTTCTTCGTCGGTTTTTGGTATGCTTTGGGAGTGCAAGGCAGTACCCTCTGCTGGGCTTATGGCTTGGAGGTTGTTGGAAAATAAACTTGCTACCAGGGTAGATTTAAGCAGAAGAGGGGTGTTGGTAGAAAGCTTGATGTGTTGTTTGTGTGGGAAGGAGGAAGAGTCTTGTGGTCACTTGTTCTTCTGGTGTAGCTTTGCTTGGCGAGTTTGGAGTTTATGTTTTAGATGGCTTGGGGTTTTGTTCGTATCACACATCGAGCCGAAGGCTAACTTCGTTCAATTTAGGATGAGTCCCCCTTTTGGGTCAGTTAAGTTTTGGAACACAATCTGGGTCGGGGTGGTTAGTGAGATTTGGAATCACAGGaatcaaataattttcaaaaaaggAGTGGTTGACACAGATGAAGTTTTTGCTTTGGTTCAAGTTAAGGTATGGGCTTGGGTTTCTACAAAAGTCCGATTTGCATCGTTTTCATTTTTTGATTTGTGTCTGGAACCTATGGAGTGTATGAGATTAGTTTATTGATGTTTTTGCTAGGAGTAGTAAGAGATGGCTTTTTTAGTTAGTTTTGGTGGTGCTTAGGTCTAGTTTGATGCTTGAGTATCATGTATAAGGATTGAACCACCCTGAAGTagttcctatttatttattttttattgtcgataaaaaaactattaaaataaaaaaatgtgttcagttatttatttttttagcatTTGAAAGTAATAATGCATTCCAAAatgaaattcattttaatattttttttgtgcaaaataatatgaacaaagattaaaaaaaatgtatcccttaaaaaataagaatttcttACACCTGTCTAAGTTGTCAAAACTCATCTTTGAATTTCAACCattgttttcaaaaaaaaaaaaaaaaaaaaaaagatgtcaAATCCAAAATCCCACTGACCCAGTGTATCATCTCGAGTCCAGCTTGGTTTGTAGGTGGTTCACATGATAGATTTgggtttttcttataaaataattggttcatttctttttatttcgGAAAGGATGTGTTccaaaaagttaattttttacatTCTGAAAAAATCATTCCGAATTATAACTTTTTACATTCCAGAATAAAAGATTGCGAACCAAAAAAAATCGTAGGTGTGTGTTGTCCACAGAAGTTTTCTAGGTAACAATAAAGACTAGAGAGAGGGTTGACTCTTGTTTCCCACAACAGTAATTGGAACCAATGTTTCTTTACTTAGCTTAATATTCAGTCTTCGTAATACAAAAGCTAATAATTCTATTACAAATAAATCAAACTGATGGCAGTGGGAAAAGATTGACAGATCGTAAATAAAAAgcaatagaagaaaaaaaatcaagcaTTTTCCCAACAAAAAACAGATCTGAACAAAGAACTTACAGAAGATACAGCCTTACGCTTGCCAATTCCTGACTTTAGTTATGAACTTTATGGACAAGGGGCAACTTACGATCTGTTGCCAAAACAACTATAATGATGGGAGATAACTAACTAATTTCACTCTCAAGAGTTCCTCTCCCACCCACCAGTTTAAAACCATTAACCATGGAAGTTGACATGATTATTCGGTGGAATTCAAGCGCCAAAGAAAGATACAAGTTCTTAAATAAGCCGTAGTTCGTACTCTCCAGCCATCGTTATGTATCTCACCCATGGAAGAGCCTGATACCCACTTTTCTCAATAATCTTCAAATATCTAACCTATAAAACCAAAACATTTACATGTTGATTACCATCATCAGATCAAACCTTCAGCTAACTGAATAACACCATCAAATCATGTGGGTGTCTTCAAATTCACATGGATCAAACAAACTACTTTTCAAACCTATTTATCATGGACAATAGAATAAAATTAAGTTTGGTAGTTTTTTATCCTTTCCAAATGTCAAGTTCCTTTTTCCacaattatgtttttatattaatatttttttgaacaTTTATTGTAAATcctgaaaataatattaactaaaataaattccTCAAGTTCACTACAACCCTAAATCCATTGAAATAATGAAAAATGTTAACACGTAAATGGAAAGAAAGACAGAGATATGGGAAGAataaatattgattaaaataaaaggTCACATTCACCTAAATTTAATCAGAGGTACTGACAAACATTATTTCCTATGCTGAAAAAATAGTCTAGCTATATTCTGTATATAAATAAACCAGATTTACGTTGCAATACCTGTATGCCAGAAACAGTAAAGTATGGTATTTCAAATTTCACATTTATAGGGGCTTTTCTCTCAGGAGTTGCATCCTCGTCTGTTATACTGGGAAGACGAAACTCTGCTCTCAACATATATTCCTGAAAGTATCAAAGGAGGAAAACCAGATCCAATAAACCATGATCAAAACAAGGTACCAAAAGATGGGTGTTATTCAAGGATTCGATGCCAATTAGAAGTGAACTCATACCTTGCCTCCAGGGAAGGATCTAATTTTCCAGATTAACGCATCCTTTTCAGGTGCATATGATGCAGATCCCATTGAAGTTCGGACATTAGGATTTGTTGCATCAACAGGCACAGGCAACTCAATCTCCACGTTTGTGGCAGTGCTATAAAATAAACTCAATTAATTGGGGCAGCAAAAGACAGTTAAGGTTCTAGAGATCTAAAACCTGATTTACCCATCTTCTATCATCAGGGGTGAGGAAACGTAGTAAACATAAGAAAAGAAGAAATCTCATTACCTGCGTTCTTTAAATTGACTCCTTGCTTTTACCATAATCTCCATCCGACTCTTTGAATGCTTTTCAACACTTGCTTCCACCCAAATTAAAGGCTTAACCTGAAAACAGTGATGGTAGAATCATCAGACTTCGAAATGCTTTTATTCTCTCTTTCTCTGTGTTTAGCTCTAAAAATAGAAACTTATGTCATGTCTAGAGAAAAAGATGAACCTGTGTACTGAGCCTGTATGTCATCAAATCAAATGACCCATCAGGAGGTATAAAGGAAATTGTTCTATCATTTTCAAATCGAGCCAAACGCACACACCTTCATAAAAGGCCAGATATAATTTGAGAACTAGCATCAAGAAGAAACATGCTTAAAAAAACTATACAAAACTTCCAGTCTAAATTATCATTTTCTAAATACAAGGAAGACCAGCATACATACTGATGAAATTTTATGTCTTCCAAGTCAATAGCCTTTCCCTTGGTTGTTCTACCTTGTGCCTCTAACAATACTCTATCATTTAAGCCAAGTTTGCACTCAGGCATACCGCTGTATTATGAAAGGCACACTTGAGTTTCAGATAAATACACTGGCATACAAGTCAGTTAGTTAGAATAATAGATACTTCACGGTTAACACAGTCTACCAAATACTCTCAACTGTAAAAAAATTGGGAGTGAAATATGGACTCAGTGGTCAGACTTGTCTGTAATATACCTAACTCAAATATGTATGTTTTGCACGAGCAGTAAAAGAAAGCCTCTGGACTAAGGAGTACCAAATGAAAAAAAGCcaattttttaaattccagATAACAACGCATAGTGGTTGGTCTAAAAAATGCTATAGCAGGATAGCCACTATTTAGAAATTTTTTGTATGGTTTATACAATGCATACTATATGAATACATATTCTCAAAAACGGTAAAcattaatcaaaattaattgcattcaattaataattaacaataaaaagtaattgGTGTCAACAAAATATACAAGCAAATACCAACAAAAGTCAAATACTAGTTTCCCAGAAAGGAATTATCATCTTCTAATCCAAGTCCTCTTTATCATTTTCACTACTATTACAATTATAGAATTCTCTGTCATcaatatacatatacatatatatgattaattatttaataaataaaaaatattagagcAGAGGTCATTCTACTATCTCACTTTTGGGGTCAGCCACTCCGCTATCCAGGACTGACTACTATGGTTGAATTCattttttgaaattgaaatcCCCACACAAAAACCCTAATCCTGTCATTTGGTCTGCATCACTACTACTCTAAACCACTCCACTAGGACAGCTACTGAGGTGGGCAGGCACCACTATGCTGCCACCATAGCACACCCCTTAAAGTGCTGAATAAAACTACCCACAAGTCTGTTTAACCAGTACAAAgtaaaaaacagaaaataacaAACTGCACACGTCCTCATAGCTAATTTCATTTGCATTCCTCAAAAATTTACATACACATAAATCAAAGATGGTTTTAAGAAAAGATTCAATAAGAACTAAGTTTAGGCTTGGTTCTCTAATCCCTAATGTACCTCTTCAGTCCTAAACAATGACCACACACACATATAGTATAGTATACTCTGCACACATGAGTAGACAGAACAACAAAAACAAGCAAAACGAAAAACCAGAAAACTGAGATCAGCACATTAGAGCCCCTAAACCAACATAGTAGAATTTGGCCAAATCAATAAATAGTAGAAAGACCAGTCAGTTAATGGCCAATGTCAGAAAATCAATAGATCTCAAGGAAAGTAGGAAGCCAACCTCAAATACGTTCTCATCTTCAACGCCCCAACAACATCAGATCTAATTATTTGTCCATTGCTATTGACAAGTATATTAACATTCTCCACCACATCCAAGAAAACCTGAAAACACAATCGCTTAGAGCattaaattacaattaaaaaaagcTTCAGATTCTTCACTTTCGTAACGGTTACCTCATTTTTCTTATAGTTTATCCCTTCGCTGCGCCAAGACACAGCATTAGTCACAGCCATGGGAGGTCTCTGCGTAACTTCCATTCTATAAGCATCAGTCTTGATAAACTCACTAAGAATTTGCGCCTCAGTGTATTGAGGATAGCCAAAGTCCATAATCTCATCAAGTAGTTCATACTGCCAGCGACACAACAAATCGAAAACGACACAATTCAACCAATTCATTACCAATCGACGAAACTAGTAATTAAAAGGCGAATTCATCGGCAAGTTACCACGACGACGAAGTTGTCCCTGAGCGATTCCTCTTCCAATTCTTCGAAGTAGTGCTTAAACACCTGCCCCAAAAACACGGATCGATGATTATTCGCACAAACTATATCGAGAAATTCTCAATTTGGAAATGATTGAATAAGAAATCGTACGTCGACAACTCGGTGCAGGAAGAAGAGGAGGCTTGCGGCATTGCAGTTCTGTCTGGTGGCTATCATGATATAGACGTTGCTATGCTGAATGAACATGTAGGTCACGCCGTTGTCGAGCACGACCGGATCTTGAGACTGCGGATCGGCCTTCGATGAAAAGGAGAGGAGCTAGAGAGTGAGGATTCGCGTTGTGAGAGTGAGTGAAAGAGAAGAGAGGTAAAGCGGAAGGAACCTGTTTCTCGATGAGCTTGGTGAAGAAGCGTTCGGCGTCGAGGGCGGAGACGTCGCCTCGGTAATCTCGCCAGATGAGGACGCGGCCTTTGATGTCGAGGAGGAACAGAGCAGAGGCTGCCCCTGCCATTGCTTGCTGCTGCAGTGATCGGATCCTGGATTCCAATCAGATCAGCACCACCGtcaaaagaaaaaggagaagaagaaCATGAGAAACAAGGACTCCTATACGACGCCGTTACTACAAAGtaattattcttatttattttaattcggggatgtaattatttttcttatttactttgttttgtttcaagcgacttacaataaaaattaattgcGATCAATTGTGTTTATGTTTATTTGCTTTTGAGAGAGGTTTAAATTaggttaattaattttatataaatatagtaTGCCTTAATACATTCTAGTGCAACGAAATTACGAATTTATAAGTagctttcaaaaatactcatataGACTTTCTTTTGTGAAATTATGAAATAAGTTAAGTTTCTAGTTAAAATTAActcatatattaattaatttataataaatacatattaactttattctaaaaaataatttatta
The sequence above is a segment of the Phaseolus vulgaris cultivar G19833 chromosome 2, P. vulgaris v2.0, whole genome shotgun sequence genome. Coding sequences within it:
- the LOC137810516 gene encoding AP-1 complex subunit mu-2 yields the protein MAGAASALFLLDIKGRVLIWRDYRGDVSALDAERFFTKLIEKQADPQSQDPVVLDNGVTYMFIQHSNVYIMIATRQNCNAASLLFFLHRVVDVFKHYFEELEEESLRDNFVVVYELLDEIMDFGYPQYTEAQILSEFIKTDAYRMEVTQRPPMAVTNAVSWRSEGINYKKNEVFLDVVENVNILVNSNGQIIRSDVVGALKMRTYLSGMPECKLGLNDRVLLEAQGRTTKGKAIDLEDIKFHQCVRLARFENDRTISFIPPDGSFDLMTYRLSTQVKPLIWVEASVEKHSKSRMEIMVKARSQFKERSTATNVEIELPVPVDATNPNVRTSMGSASYAPEKDALIWKIRSFPGGKEYMLRAEFRLPSITDEDATPERKAPINVKFEIPYFTVSGIQVRYLKIIEKSGYQALPWVRYITMAGEYELRLI